CTGGTGCGCCTTTCAGCTGACGGCGGAGCCTTTCTCGAACCCGCCCGCGCCCTGCTCGAGGCGCATCAGAGGGCCATCAACTCCTTCACCGTCGAGCAGCGGCGTCTGATCGTCGGTATCAGTCACCATGTCGTCGGTGCGGAGCTGCCGGCTCTTCTCAAGCGACTGGGGCGCGTCGAACCACAGGTCGTTCTGGAACTCCAGGTTGCTACCTCACGCGATGTCCTGGATCAGTTCGATAGCGGCGTCCTCGATGCCGCCCTGGTGCTTCGGAACGAAGACCGTCGGGACGGCGAGACCATTCTCGAGGAGACCTTCGGCTGGATGGCGGCCCCGGACTTCGAGCACCGACCTGGCGATCCGCTCCGTCTCGCGGCGCAGTCGGAAACCTGCAGCGTCCGCACCACTGCGACCGCACTTCTCGATGCTCGCGGGATCGCCTGGACGGAAGTCTTTGTTGGTGGTGGCGTTGCAACGATTGGCGCAGCCGTCTCGGCAGGTCTGGCGGTGGCTGCACTCTCGCGCCGGGTGGCACCTGCTGGCACGATCGACATTGGGCCCTCGCTTGGCCTACCGCCCCTGCCCAGCGGAGACGTGGTGCTGTACGTCAACACCACCGACAACAATGCCCGCAGCGCTCTTCGGACATTGGTGGCTGCGATGCGATCTACTGCGCTTTAAGCAGTCTCACCCAGGCAGGGGCGGCAGATCATTCGTCCAGACGTATTCGAGTGGCAATCTCGCGACACGGGCTCGCTCAGTCCCGAAAAAGGATAATCGCTAACCGGTTACCCCTTTTCGGTCAATCTATGCCTGTACGACCATCGGGTCAGCCAAGGTGCCAACCACCATCCACATCTATCACAGAGCCAGTCACATAGCTGTTGGCGATGACAAAGGCGATGGCCTCGGCGCTCTCCTCCGGCTGCCCGACGCGGCGCAGCGGCAACTGTGCGGCGAATGA
This genomic stretch from Sphingomonas panacis harbors:
- a CDS encoding LysR family transcriptional regulator, which produces MRPLDTDAVQAFLLVADLKSFTRAAEVMETTQSVVSIKIKKLETQLGRRLFERTPRLVRLSADGGAFLEPARALLEAHQRAINSFTVEQRRLIVGISHHVVGAELPALLKRLGRVEPQVVLELQVATSRDVLDQFDSGVLDAALVLRNEDRRDGETILEETFGWMAAPDFEHRPGDPLRLAAQSETCSVRTTATALLDARGIAWTEVFVGGGVATIGAAVSAGLAVAALSRRVAPAGTIDIGPSLGLPPLPSGDVVLYVNTTDNNARSALRTLVAAMRSTAL